From the genome of Laspinema palackyanum D2c:
GTTGGATTGCCCCATCGGCCTGTGCTCTAGTTCTATAATTATGGGGGTTTTGTACCCCGGGTGAAATTCGCCTCTTGATCAAGGGATAAAATCGGCTGAACGGGAAGGCTCATACTCCTCATTCCCCATCCTAAAATTATCCCCCCTTTCTTCCCTGCTGGAGGTGGAAAAAGGCGGGGTTTATTTTTTTCACGGGAGTTTATTTTGTATAGCTGGATTGAGTTTCTTTGTTAAGGATAGCACTGTCTAAAAGCGAGTCATCCTATCCCCGGCGATCGCGGGTTCTCGGTTTGCGCTACAGTTAGGATGCAACAAGAGTGCGAGCCTGCCAATTTTGTTCGATAAAAAAAGCCGATGGATTACCCAACTGCCTACAATTTTTTAATGGATCAGGGAACTGCCCTAAGTTCTCAGCGCAACCCTGATGATTTACTGCGCCGTCTCCAACAAGGAAAACCGCCGATTCCTGGTCAAATTACGGCTATTTTATTAGCACTTAAAGTGGTTTTTGAAGGAGTGAAAGATGCCAAAAATTTAGACCGAAACTTGGTTTGGGCATTGTATCTTTTAACGGTGGAAAGTCAGCAGCTTTTTGAAAGTGGCTGGAATTCTGGGGTAGATTGGCCGCCGCTGTTAAAAGAGGATTTACACCGAATTGCGATCGCCGTCCAAAGTATCTATTCCGGCATTTGGCAAGGGGGGTGAGGCCAATTAGAAATCATCCAGTATAAGGATATTATAACTGAATTGGACAATTCAGCACAGGACTGGGAGCAGATTGCTCCCCCTCCCCCGAACAATGTTTAATCCCCTGAGACAAGGTTTATAAAAATTGGATATTCCCTTGAGGTCAATAATTTTTAACCTAATTTTCTCATTCTCTGGGGACGATCGCCACTTTGATGACTTGGCGATCGCGCATATCCTGGAAGGTTCTTTCTAAGTCTTGGAGTGACCGGCGATCGCTGAGTAACAATTCCAAGGGAATCTGTCTGCTGGCAATGGTAGAAAGTGCTTCTCGGACATGGTAAGGGGTATTATGGAATACGCCTTTTAAGGTTATTTCACTGTAATGTAATCGTTGAGTATTTACTGTGATTGTCGTATCTTTTGGACAACCGCCGAATAAGTTAATAATCGCACCCGGACGACCACAGGCGATGGCGGTTTCCCAAACTTCCGATACTCCTGTCGCTTCGATGACAACATCTGCACCCCATCCATCGGTGAACCCTCTCACCACCTCGGGAATGGTTGGGTCTAATTGATGATAATTAAAAGTCTGAAATGCTCCCAGTTGTCGGCCAATGTCCAAGGGATTATCATTACCGCCGAATAACACAACTTCAGCACAACGGGTTGCTAAAACTGCCACAAACATTAATCCAATTGCTCCATCCCCAATCACAATAACCCGGTCTTGGGGTTGAATTGGTGAACGGTATATTCCATGTAAAACACAGGCTAATTGTTCAGTTCATAAAGCTAATTCATCGGAAAATTCGGAGGAATTGCTAGTAAATTAGCTTGAACAATGGCAGCAAGAATTTTTAAGTATTCCGCAAAAGTTCCGTTATTCCAAGTAATGTTAGGACAGAGGGAATAGGCATGGCGATCGCAGAAAAAACAATAGAAGCAAGGGGCGGAATTATTGGCAACCACGCGATCGCCTATTTGCCATCCCTGAACCCCCTCCCCAATTGCCACAATTTCCCCTGATGCCTCATGTCCAAATAAGGTGGGAAGTTGCAACATCTTAGCATGACCCCCACGCCGCCATACCTTCAAATCCGTCCCGCAAGTCGTGGCAGTTTTCACCCGAATCACGACTTCCCCCACATCCGGTGTCGGATCCGGTACAATTTCTAAACGTCAGTCTTCTTTTCCGTACAGTAATGCCGCTAACACGGGTCCCTATTCCTAAAGAGTTTCCCCTTATTTTATCAGCCTGGGTGTCTCTTCCTGTGGGTTTTTACTCAGATTACCGATGAAGCTTTCCTGTTGAGGCGATCGCCTAACCGTCTAAGGCAACCACTTCTCCCTAATGTAGTCTCTTGTACCCTCTAAACCCCGATGACCCAATTTTCTGTATCCTTAACTCAGTAACCCCAATGAAATTAATTTCCCCTGTTTTAGTCAGTCTCATTGCGGTATTCACGGACGTTAATTTATCTCTCGCGCAAGAAATTTCCCCCGCTACGGATGGAACGGGTACCCAAGTTCACTGGAATGGAAATCAATATGATATTCAAGGGGGCACTCTCTCTAAAGATGGTATCAGTCTGTTTCATAGCTTTGAGCAGTTTGGTTTAAATCCTGGAGAAATTGCCAATTTTCACTCCATTCCCCCTCTTCAAAATATTCTGGGACGAGTTACGGGAGGAAGCGCTTCAGTCATCAATGGATTAATCCAAATCTCAGGAGGAGATGCTAATCTATTTTTGATGAACCCCGCTGGGATAATTTTTGGACAGAATGCTCAATTAAATGTATCCGGAGATTTTTTTGCAACTACAGCAACGGGAATTGGATTTGATAGTAATACCTGGTTTACTGCCACGGGTTCTCAAAATTGGCAGGAGTTAGTCGGAACCCCAGTGCAGTTGGCTTTTGACTCCTGGAAACCAGGAAGCATTGCCAATTTTGGCCGGATGGAATTGCAACCGGGTCACGCATTGGTTTTAATGGGAGGAACTGTTTTCAATGCCGGTACTCTGTCTAGTCCTGGAGGAAATATTACCCTTGCTGCCATCCCCGGACAACATCGAGTTCGTATCTCTCAAAGCGGACATTTGTTAAGTTTAGAGGTGGAGATGGGAACCGAGGGAGTTCTAACCGGAGGGGAATTCGCCTCCTTGCCGGATCCCCTCTCACTTTCAGAATTATTAACCGGGGGAAACCTAGAAAATGCTACGGGGGTAGAAGTCAATGCCGATGGGACGATCGCACTCACAGGTTCAGGAATCAGTCTGGATGCCAAAATCGGGGATGCGATCGCCTCGGGAACCCTCGATGTCAGCGATCGCAGTCCTGATCAGTCTGCATTACCAACCATCACCCTTGTAGGCGATCGCGTTGCTGTCATCGATGCGGCGATCGATGCCTCCGGAATTGATGGCGGTGGCACAATCCGGATTGGCGGCGACTTTCAAGGCAATGGTACAATTCCCACCGCCACCCGCACATTTGTTAGTGCAAACACAATCATTCATGCCGATGGACTCTCTATTTCCGATCCAGCAGGAATCACAAATTCCCCCTCGGCAGCAGATGGAGGACGAGTGATTATCTGGTCCGATCAAACCACCCGCTTCTATGGACAAGTCACTGCCAGAGGGGGTTCTCATCCTGCTTACCTTCCCCAAAATGGCGGGTTTGTAGAAATATCGGGACGGGAATTTTTAGACTTTCAAGGGACCGTCAATACCCTCGCACCTTATGGTACTTCGGGAATTCTTTTACTGGACCCGACGAATATAGAAGTGGTCAGCAGTACAGAAAATACAGCTAATTTGTCTGACGTTGATGCCTTTGCAGACCCGGATTTAGGCGAACCCACGACGATCGCTGTAGACTTGATTAATAATGCGACAACTAATGTCATCTTACAAGCAACGGAGGACATTACCCTAGGTACCCCAGTCGCCATTCAAACTCCTGGAGTCGGATTGACTGCGGAAGCGGGAAATTGGATTGCCGTCTATGGTAGCATTCAAACCAATCAGGGAGACATTACCCTCACAGCAAATCGATCGGGAAGTGGGGGACTGTTGATTGATAGCAAGGCGATTCTCTCTTCCGGTGGTGGCAATATCACCTTAACGTCAAATCCTGGAAATAATGGGATTCAAACGGGTGAGATTATCTCCACTGGCGGAGATGTCTCCCTCACCTCTTCTGGAGATATTGAAGTCCTTGCAATTGATGCCTCGGGAGGCAGTAACGGCAGGGGTGGCAGGATAGAAATCAATACGGGGGGATTTTTTCGCGCCACGGGAACTTTGCGCGATCGCCTGGATATTCCCACGAGTCTTTATACTGCTGATGCCAATGGCAACGAGGCGATCGTTATTCGGCATGGCGGGGATAGCGCAACCCCCTTTATTGTCGGCGATGCCAGAACCAATGGCACTGTAGGCGGCATTTTTACGGGAACTGAACAACTCAACGGCATTCTCTTATCCAGCGATCGCACTCAAGGCAATATTGCAATTCTCTCCAATTTCGCACCCCCGCCACCCATCCAATTCACCCCGATCCAACCACCGCCACCACCAGGAGGGACTCAACCGCCACCACCAGGAGGAATGCAACAACCGCCACCACCAGGAGGGACTCAACCTCCACCACCAGGAGGGACTCAACCGCCACCACCAGGAGGAATGCAACAACCCCCACCACCAGGAGGAATGCAACCGCCACCACCAGGAGGGACTCAACCGCCACCACCAGGAGGAATGCAACAACCCCCACCACCAGGAGGAATGCAACAACCCCCACCACCAGGAGGGACTCAACCACCACCACCGGGAGGGACTCAACCACCACCACCGGGTGGAATGCAACCGCCACCACCGGGAGGAATGCAACCCCCACCACCGGGTGGAATGCAACCACCACCACCGGGTGGAATGCAACCGCCACCANNNNNNNNNNNNNNNNNNNNNNNNNNNNNNNNNNNNNNNNNNNNNNNNNNNNNNNNNNNNNNNNNNNNNNNNNNNNNNNNNNNNNNNNNNNNNNNNNNNNCCACCGGGAGGAATGCAACCGCCACCACCGGGAGGAATGCAACCGCCACCACCGGGAGGAATGCAACCGCCACCACCGGGAGGAATGCAACCGCCACCACCACCACCACAGCAGCAACCGGGACAAGTGCAACCCAATGGCAACCTGGATCTCCTAAACAACCCAACCCCAGCGATCGCCCGTCCTAATGGTCCAGAGGGCGGTCCTCCACCCCCTATTTTGACCGTAGAACCCCTCCGCCCTCCATCTGGACCGGGGGTACAACCG
Proteins encoded in this window:
- a CDS encoding Dethiobiotin synthetase — its product is MDYPTAYNFLMDQGTALSSQRNPDDLLRRLQQGKPPIPGQITAILLALKVVFEGVKDAKNLDRNLVWALYLLTVESQQLFESGWNSGVDWPPLLKEDLHRIAIAVQSIYSGIWQGG
- a CDS encoding zinc-binding dehydrogenase, translated to MAVLATRCAEVVLFGGNDNPLDIGRQLGAFQTFNYHQLDPTIPEVVRGFTDGWGADVVIEATGVSEVWETAIACGRPGAIINLFGGCPKDTTITVNTQRLHYSEITLKGVFHNTPYHVREALSTIASRQIPLELLLSDRRSLQDLERTFQDMRDRQVIKVAIVPRE
- a CDS encoding alcohol dehydrogenase catalytic domain-containing protein gives rise to the protein MKTATTCGTDLKVWRRGGHAKMLQLPTLFGHEASGEIVAIGEGVQGWQIGDRVVANNSAPCFYCFFCDRHAYSLCPNITWNNGTFAEYLKILAAIVQANLLAIPPNFPMN
- a CDS encoding two-partner secretion domain-containing protein encodes the protein MKLISPVLVSLIAVFTDVNLSLAQEISPATDGTGTQVHWNGNQYDIQGGTLSKDGISLFHSFEQFGLNPGEIANFHSIPPLQNILGRVTGGSASVINGLIQISGGDANLFLMNPAGIIFGQNAQLNVSGDFFATTATGIGFDSNTWFTATGSQNWQELVGTPVQLAFDSWKPGSIANFGRMELQPGHALVLMGGTVFNAGTLSSPGGNITLAAIPGQHRVRISQSGHLLSLEVEMGTEGVLTGGEFASLPDPLSLSELLTGGNLENATGVEVNADGTIALTGSGISLDAKIGDAIASGTLDVSDRSPDQSALPTITLVGDRVAVIDAAIDASGIDGGGTIRIGGDFQGNGTIPTATRTFVSANTIIHADGLSISDPAGITNSPSAADGGRVIIWSDQTTRFYGQVTARGGSHPAYLPQNGGFVEISGREFLDFQGTVNTLAPYGTSGILLLDPTNIEVVSSTENTANLSDVDAFADPDLGEPTTIAVDLINNATTNVILQATEDITLGTPVAIQTPGVGLTAEAGNWIAVYGSIQTNQGDITLTANRSGSGGLLIDSKAILSSGGGNITLTSNPGNNGIQTGEIISTGGDVSLTSSGDIEVLAIDASGGSNGRGGRIEINTGGFFRATGTLRDRLDIPTSLYTADANGNEAIVIRHGGDSATPFIVGDARTNGTVGGIFTGTEQLNGILLSSDRTQGNIAILSNFAPPPPIQFTPIQPPPPPGGTQPPPPGGMQQPPPPGGTQPPPPGGTQPPPPGGMQQPPPPGGMQPPPPGGTQPPPPGGMQQPPPPGGMQQPPPPGGTQPPPPGGTQPPPPGGMQPPPPGGMQPPPPGGMQPPPPGGMQPPP